The genomic DNA TCACCCGGGCCACGGTCATCCCGCCGGCGTTGCGGATCGCGTGCGCCAGCGTCTCGACTTCGTCGATGTCGAAGATCTCGAGCGTCGAAGCCACGCCGCAACCCTTGGCCACCTGCGCGAGGTTGGTGCCCAGGCTGGTGTGGCTTTGCTGCATGCCGGTCTCGCCAAAGTGCCCGTTATCCAGGATCACCACCGCGAGGTTCCTCGGGTTCTGCGCAGCGGCGGTCGCCAGGCTGCCGATGCCCATTAGTTGCTCGCCGTCGCCCGTGATGGCGATGACCTGCTTGTGCGGCTGTGCCACGGCCAGCCCGAGCGCCACCGAGGTGGATCCGCCCATGGCGCCCCACAGGTAGAAATTGCTCGGCCGGTCGCCGGCGGCAAGGACGTCGTACGAGGGCGAGCCGAGACCGGTCACGACGAGCGCATCGGGAAACTGCCTGAGCAGCGCGGCAACGAAATCGCGGCGGTTGATCGCCGGCTTGGAGGTCGAGGTAGTCATAGGTTCAGCGCACCCACTTTTTGCGGCCGATGAGGCTTTGAGAGAGAAGAATCGCGACGCGTTGCCCGGCGTCGAATGCGGAAGACAGCCCCGCATCGACCAGTTCCGCAGCGTCCTGCGGCGAGTCCACGCGGTACACCGTGATGCCCATCAGCTTGAGCGCCCCCTCGGTAGCCAGGCCCATCGGCCCCTGCCAGGGATTGAACTCGGCGTACTCGCCGCGCATGGTCACGATGGTGAAGAACGGGAAACGGCAGCTTTCCAGCAGCGAGAACATGTTCACGCAGTTGCCCACGCCGCTGCTCTGCATGAGCAGCACCGCGCGCTCGCCGCCCAGCCACGCGCCGCTGACCACGCCGACGCCCTCTTCCTCGGTGGTGAGGACGATGTCGCGGATCTCCGGGTCGGCCTTGGCCCGCTGGATGACATGCGAGTGGCCGGCGTCCGGCACGTAGGCAACTTGGCGGACCCCGGCTTGCTTGATGACTCGGAAGATGTCTTCTTGCCAGGCAAGGGGCTCAGGATTTGGATTTGTCATGGGAAGTGATCCAGGTAGGGGAACAACGCTGTTATCATAAAATTGAATGGAATCATTTATGAAATACAATAATTTGATTCCTCCATCAGTAATTTGGATAGCCGGGCATCACCGGCCAACCATCAGGATCTCGCACCCCACGCCCATGGACATCAAGCAACTTCGCGCCCTCCTGGCCATCGCCGAGACCGGCAGCGCCACCAAGGCCGCCGAGCTTCTTCGCATCGTGCAGCCGGCCGTCTCCCGGCATGTACGGCTGCTTGAAGAGGAGTTCGGCGTAGAGCTGTTCGAGCGCGAACGGCATGGCATGGTCCTGACCGACGCGGGCCGGACCCTGGTTGAGTACGGCCGCCGCGCACTGCGCGAGCTTGACCGGGCCAAGGCGGAGATCCAGCCGGTGGCTGGGACGATCTCCGGCACGGCGGCGCTCGGCCTGCTCCCCAGCACGTGCGAGCTGCTGGCCGCGGCGCTGGTCGCCACCGTGAAGGACAAGCACCCGCAACTGGTCATGCGGCTCAACGTGGGCTACGCGGGCAACCTCATGCAATGGCTTGAGTCGGGCGAGGTCGAGATCGCGCTGCTGTACGACATCAAGGCTTCCCCGGCCTGCAGGTCGAGGCGCTGCTCGACGAACAGCTCTGCCTGATCGGCCTGCCCGGCACCGTGCCCGCGGGCGCCGCGCACACCATCGAGAGCCTGCGGGACCTGCCGCTGGTGCTGCCCAATGCGCCGCACGGCCTGCGCACGGTGGTCGAGCATGCGTGTGCGGTAGCCGGGGTCTCGCTCACGGTCGCCGTCGAGACCAACTCCCTGAGCGTGCAGAAATCCCTGGTTGCCAAGGGCTTTGGCTATACGGTCCTGCCCAGCTCGGCGGTCTCCGAAGAACTGGAAAGAGGCACGTTGGCCGCAGCGCCGATCACCTCTCCCAACCTTTCCCGGCGCATCGTGCTGGCGCATCCGGCCACGCGCCGGATGTCGCCTGCCGCCAGCTTCGCCTCGGCGGAACTGGTCACGCTGATCAAGCGCCTGGTGCTGGGTGGCGCCTGGCCAGGGGCCACCTGGATTGGCGCGTAGCGCGGCCGGGCGCCGCCGAGGGCTGCACTCAGTCCGCCTGGATGTTGCCCGCCTTGATGACCTCCGCCCAGCGGCGCGTCTCCGCCTGCACGAACCTGGCGGCCTGGTCCGGGCTGGAATCCACCACGGGTTCCACGCCGATCTTTTCCATCCGCTCCCGTACTTCAGGGTCCTTGACGGCCTGTTGCAGGGCCGCGCTCAGCTTTTCGATCACGGGCGCGGGGGTGCCGCGGGGCACCATCACCATGTTCCAGATCGAGGTTTCATAGCTGGGAAAACCCGCCTCCTTCATCGTCGGGACCTTCGGCAGCACGCTCGAACGCGTCCCGGTCGTGACCGCGAGCGCCTTCAGGCGCCCGGCCTTGATCATGGGCGCGGAAGTGGAAACGGCATCGGTGATGAACTGCAGGTCGCCGGACATCACGGACTGGATCGCCTGGCTCGCACCCCGGTAAGGCGCGTGGACGATGTCCAGGTGTTCCTGGTACTTCAGCAGTTCTACGGCCATATGCAGCGCGCTGCCCTTGCCCGCGGAGCCGTAGCTGTACTTGCCGGGGTGCTTCCTGATGTCGTCGACCAGTTCCTTTGCGGTGTTGGCTTTCACCGATGGGTTCACCGAGAGCACCATCGGCACGGCGGCCACGATCGACACGGGCACGACCGCGCCGCTGTCATAGGGAAGCGTCTTGTATAGCGACGCGTTGATGGCGTGCGAGCTGGTGCCGAACAGCAGCGTGTAGCCATCGGCCTTGCTCTTGGCGACGGCGTCGGTGGCAATGCTGCCGCCCGCGCCTGCCCGGTTCTCGACCACGATCGACTGGCCCAGCAGCATGCCGACCTTGTTGGCGACGATACGCGCCACCAGGTCCGTGCTGCCGCCGGCGGCAAAGCCGACCACCATGCGGATGGGATGGTCGGGGTACACCGGCTGGGCGTGCGCGCCAAAGGCGACGAGCGCACCGATCCCGACTTGCACAATCAAGCGTTTCATGTCTCTTCCAGATTGTTATAGTGCGGGCCCGGCGGCAATCGCCAGACCCGTGGAGACGATGGTAGCCAGCGGGCAAGACAATGGTGAAATAGAAAATTACGCTGCTGCCATCAGCGAACTAGATGCCTGCAGTGCTGGCCCGGGCGCGCGCTGCTACCGCCCTGCCGCAGGCAAACGCAAAAACGCCGCGCTGCGGCTGCAGGCGGCGTTCTTGCGATGACGGCGGGCCCTGGCCGGCCCGCGCTGGCACCCGTCATGCCATCTCGTTAGTCCGCTTCCACCTTCATCGTTCTCAGTAGCGGTTGCCATTTGTCGCTCTCCGCCTTGAGCCAGGTGTGCAGCCCTTCCGGCGTCTGCTTGTCGACTGGCACGACCTCGGCGCCGAGATCATCGAGCCGCTTCGCTACCAACGGGTCCTGCAGGCCCTTCTGCAGGGCTTTGGTCAAGCGCGCGGTGACGGCTGGCGGCGTGCCCTTGGGCGCGTAGACCCCATGCCAGACCTTCATGTCGAAACCCTTGAGACCGCCCTCCTGCAGCGTCGGCGCATTGGGTAGCGCCTTGATGCGCTTGGGCGTGGTCACGCCATAGAACCTGAGCCGGTTGGCATTGATATGCGGCAACGTCGACGTGGTCTGGTCGCACAACAGGTCAACCTGCCCGCCAAGCAGCGCCGTAAGCGCCGGCCCGGTGCCCTGGTAGGGAATCGCGGTCATCTTCACATGCACCGCCTCCTCGAACAGCAGCCCGCACAGCTGGGATACCGCCCCCAGCCCAGCATTGGCCAGGGAGACCTTGTCCTTGTTCTGGGTGACGTACTTCACCAGGTCTTGCGCGGTGGCCGGGGGCAGGTCCTTGCGCCCGAGCAGCGTCATCGGGACATCCGCGACTTGCCCGATGTACTCGAAGTCTCTCAGCGGGCTGTACGACAGCTTCTTGTACAGCGCGGGCGCCGTCGCCATCCCGTTGTGGTGGATCAGGATGGTGTAGCCATCCGGCTGGGCCCGCGCGACATAGGCCGCCGCGACGGTGCCGCCGGCGCCGAGGCGGTTCTCCACGATCACGCTCTGGCCAAGATCCTTGGACATCGCCTGCGCGAGTGCTCGCGCCACGACATCCGTCGGGCCGCCCGCCGAAAAGGGAACCACCAGCGTGACCGGCTTGGACGGGAACCCATCCGCGGCCATCGCGCCCGAGGCAAGCGCTGCCGCAAGCGGCCCGAAAACCATCCACTTCAACCCAGTGCCTACGTGCTTTATCGCGGTCATGCCAATCATCGTTGTCTCCGAAACTCGTGCCGGCAAGCTGAGGCGCTTGCCTGTTCTAGGGTGCTGGCCGAAGGTTGCCGGATAAGCCCGCGCGAGAGAATCCGGATTATCTGAACGGGCCATACGACGTGGCCGAACGCGGGCCCGCCGCCGTGTAGCATTCGTCGCATTGATTGACGCCATGGCGCCGCTGGACTGTAATGCGGCTTCTCGCGTGAGAGCCTTGCCAGGCCACGCGATCACGAACATCCGATTCACCAGGGTCGCCTCCATGCCAGCTTCCGTGCCAGCTTCCGTGCCAGCTACCAGCCGCCTGAACCAGCCGCAATCGATCGAGGACCTCCTGCTCTACCGCCTGAGCTGCCTGCTGGCGGATGCCGGCGGCATCGTGATCCGCTATTGCGAGGGCCAGTTCGGCATCACGCGCAGGGAATGGCGCCTGCTGGCCCTGCTGGGCGCACAGGGTGCGCCGCGTGAGATGAGCTCGTCCGAGCTGGCGCAACTGGCCCACCTGGACCGTCCCCGCGCCTCCCGCACGATCACCGCCCTGGTCGACAAGAAGCTGGTCAGCCGGGTGGCGCGGCCGGACGATGCGCGGCAGGTCACGCTGGCGCTGACCGCTGCGGGAGAGGCGCTGTACGGCGAGATCTTCCCGCTGACGAAACAGGTCAACCTGGAACTGCTGGATGCGCTGGAGGACAAGGAAGTGGCGCAGCTAGGTGACATGCTGGGGCGGCTTGAGCAGCGCTCGCGGCAGATGGCCGCGCGTGGCGGCCTGCCGCTCGCGGACCGGCGGCGTGGTGGCAGCGGGCGCAGCCGCCAGGCGCCGGCGCAGGGCGATGCGCAGGTGGCTGGAAATGGCAAGTAGCCCGCCTGCTTAGCGCCGGCAGCTTCATGCTCAAAGCCTGCTACCTGCGCAAGGCCTGAGCACGCGCGCCACGGTCAGCGCCGCGCCTCCCGCGCCGCGAATCGGGCCTCCAGCAGCGCGGCGAATTCCTCGGTGATCGCGGAGCTGGCCGACTGGCTGGGCAGCGCCATGCACACTTCCACCGGGCAAGCCGGCAGCAGCGGCAGCACGCGCAGGCCGTGCGCGAACACGTCAGCCACGTACGGATTCACGATGCCGATGCCGGCGCCCTGCGCGGCCATGCTGCAGATGGTCCCCGAATAAGTGGTCTCGATGGTGGCCGACGGCTCTACCTGCCACTGCCGCATGCCCCGCAGGAATGCCACATGCAGTTCGTCATCGGCGTTCAGCGTGAGCAGGAACTGGTTGT from Cupriavidus sp. D39 includes the following:
- a CDS encoding thiamine pyrophosphate-dependent enzyme, translating into MTTSTSKPAINRRDFVAALLRQFPDALVVTGLGSPSYDVLAAGDRPSNFYLWGAMGGSTSVALGLAVAQPHKQVIAITGDGEQLMGIGSLATAAAQNPRNLAVVILDNGHFGETGMQQSHTSLGTNLAQVAKGCGVASTLEIFDIDEVETLAHAIRNAGGMTVARVSIGAEEHQRALPPRDGVFVKNRFRQHLGFEPF
- a CDS encoding thiamine pyrophosphate-binding protein, which encodes MTNPNPEPLAWQEDIFRVIKQAGVRQVAYVPDAGHSHVIQRAKADPEIRDIVLTTEEEGVGVVSGAWLGGERAVLLMQSSGVGNCVNMFSLLESCRFPFFTIVTMRGEYAEFNPWQGPMGLATEGALKLMGITVYRVDSPQDAAELVDAGLSSAFDAGQRVAILLSQSLIGRKKWVR
- a CDS encoding Bug family tripartite tricarboxylate transporter substrate binding protein; its protein translation is MKRLIVQVGIGALVAFGAHAQPVYPDHPIRMVVGFAAGGSTDLVARIVANKVGMLLGQSIVVENRAGAGGSIATDAVAKSKADGYTLLFGTSSHAINASLYKTLPYDSGAVVPVSIVAAVPMVLSVNPSVKANTAKELVDDIRKHPGKYSYGSAGKGSALHMAVELLKYQEHLDIVHAPYRGASQAIQSVMSGDLQFITDAVSTSAPMIKAGRLKALAVTTGTRSSVLPKVPTMKEAGFPSYETSIWNMVMVPRGTPAPVIEKLSAALQQAVKDPEVRERMEKIGVEPVVDSSPDQAARFVQAETRRWAEVIKAGNIQAD
- a CDS encoding tripartite tricarboxylate transporter substrate-binding protein; this translates as MTAIKHVGTGLKWMVFGPLAAALASGAMAADGFPSKPVTLVVPFSAGGPTDVVARALAQAMSKDLGQSVIVENRLGAGGTVAAAYVARAQPDGYTILIHHNGMATAPALYKKLSYSPLRDFEYIGQVADVPMTLLGRKDLPPATAQDLVKYVTQNKDKVSLANAGLGAVSQLCGLLFEEAVHVKMTAIPYQGTGPALTALLGGQVDLLCDQTTSTLPHINANRLRFYGVTTPKRIKALPNAPTLQEGGLKGFDMKVWHGVYAPKGTPPAVTARLTKALQKGLQDPLVAKRLDDLGAEVVPVDKQTPEGLHTWLKAESDKWQPLLRTMKVEAD
- a CDS encoding MarR family winged helix-turn-helix transcriptional regulator — encoded protein: MPASVPASVPATSRLNQPQSIEDLLLYRLSCLLADAGGIVIRYCEGQFGITRREWRLLALLGAQGAPREMSSSELAQLAHLDRPRASRTITALVDKKLVSRVARPDDARQVTLALTAAGEALYGEIFPLTKQVNLELLDALEDKEVAQLGDMLGRLEQRSRQMAARGGLPLADRRRGGSGRSRQAPAQGDAQVAGNGK